From one Variovorax sp. PBL-H6 genomic stretch:
- a CDS encoding MFS transporter, protein MSQIGKPPGDNAVIRHGCEATPCPPRSKPWVLAAAIIGSSMAFIDGTVVNVALPAIQRELNATAFQAQWVVESYALFLAALLLVGGALGDLFGRRRIFALGVVLFALASVGCALSGTVQQLILARAVQGIGGALLVPGSLALISANFAEKERGRAIGTWSGASGITAAVGPVLGGFLVDHYAWTWAFLINVPMALAVLWIAWRHVPESRGSSAGSGLDAWGAALATAALGGIVYAFIEAPTQGWRSAAVMAALAIGMASSVAFVLVERRVESPMLPLQLLRIGNFAGANLLTLLLYAALGGGLYFFPLNLIQVQGYSATVAGAALLPFILIMFALSGWAGQLVDRFGPRLPLVVGPSIAAAGFALLAVPGVGANYWTAFLPAVVVLGLGMAVTVAPLTTTVMNAVGPDAAGIASGVNNAVSRAAAVLAIAVFGVVMAWVFDAVLAEGLREAGASAQASAFIEGQRSKLAGAEMPPGIDAASAAALKRAVDASFVAGFRWVMLICAALALLSALSAWVMIGRGPSEARVAVPKPR, encoded by the coding sequence ATGAGTCAGATCGGCAAGCCCCCGGGCGACAACGCGGTGATCCGGCATGGCTGCGAAGCGACGCCATGCCCGCCGCGCTCGAAGCCCTGGGTGCTGGCCGCGGCCATCATCGGCTCGAGCATGGCCTTCATCGACGGCACGGTGGTCAACGTGGCGCTGCCCGCAATCCAGCGCGAGCTGAACGCCACGGCCTTCCAGGCGCAATGGGTGGTGGAGTCGTATGCGCTCTTCCTGGCTGCGCTGCTGCTGGTCGGCGGCGCACTGGGCGACCTCTTCGGGCGGCGGCGAATCTTCGCGTTGGGCGTCGTGCTCTTCGCGCTGGCCTCGGTGGGCTGTGCGCTGTCGGGCACGGTGCAGCAGTTGATCCTGGCGCGCGCGGTGCAGGGCATCGGCGGCGCCTTGCTGGTGCCCGGCAGCCTCGCGTTGATCAGCGCCAATTTCGCGGAGAAGGAGCGAGGCCGTGCCATCGGCACCTGGTCCGGCGCGAGCGGCATCACCGCGGCCGTCGGGCCGGTGCTCGGCGGCTTCCTGGTCGATCACTACGCGTGGACCTGGGCCTTCCTGATCAACGTGCCGATGGCGCTCGCGGTGCTGTGGATCGCGTGGCGCCATGTGCCGGAAAGCCGCGGTAGTTCTGCCGGCAGCGGCCTGGACGCGTGGGGCGCCGCGCTCGCGACTGCGGCGCTGGGCGGCATTGTCTATGCCTTCATCGAGGCGCCCACGCAAGGCTGGCGCTCGGCGGCCGTGATGGCAGCGCTGGCCATCGGCATGGCGAGCAGCGTCGCCTTCGTGCTGGTCGAGCGGCGTGTCGAATCGCCGATGCTGCCCTTGCAGCTCTTGCGCATCGGCAATTTCGCCGGTGCCAACCTGCTGACGCTGCTCTTGTATGCGGCGCTGGGCGGGGGCCTGTATTTCTTTCCTCTCAACCTCATCCAGGTGCAGGGCTACTCGGCCACCGTCGCGGGTGCCGCGCTGCTGCCGTTCATCCTGATCATGTTCGCGCTCTCGGGCTGGGCGGGGCAGCTTGTGGATCGCTTCGGGCCACGGCTGCCGCTGGTGGTGGGACCGAGCATCGCGGCCGCGGGCTTTGCGCTGTTGGCAGTGCCTGGCGTTGGCGCGAACTACTGGACGGCGTTCTTGCCGGCGGTGGTGGTGCTGGGGTTGGGCATGGCAGTCACGGTGGCGCCCTTGACGACGACAGTGATGAATGCGGTCGGGCCGGACGCGGCGGGGATCGCATCGGGTGTGAACAACGCGGTGTCGAGAGCGGCGGCGGTGCTGGCGATCGCTGTGTTCGGCGTGGTGATGGCGTGGGTCTTCGATGCGGTGCTGGCGGAGGGGTTGCGAGAGGCGGGGGCCTCGGCGCAGGCCAGTGCGTTCATCGAAGGGCAGCGCAGCAAGCTGGCGGGGGCCGAGATGCCGCCGGGGATTGATGCGGCGTCTGCTGCGGCACTCAAACGCGCGGTGGACGCGTCTTTTGTGGCGGGGTTTCGGTGGGTGATGCTGATCTGCGCGGCGCTGGCACTGCTGAGTGCGCTGAGTGCCTGGGTGATGATCGGGCGTGGGCCGAGTGAGGCGAGGGTGGCGGTGCCGAAGCCGCGATAG
- a CDS encoding paraquat-inducible protein A, which yields MKEVPEAIVCEGCDAVYQRQPLRRRQVARCGRCGTELDRHAGDQAARVLPLTVASLILFAIANLFPIVEIQVKGLHSQTTLAGAVVALSTEGMSLVALLVLATTILFPLLQLCILFYLLVPMARERQPAGFSMLVRILQMVRPWGMVEVFLLGVLVAIVKLSSLAQVVAGPALWAFMGLTVLLTAVLSFNPRTFWEMALEPRPGQRV from the coding sequence ATGAAGGAAGTTCCCGAAGCCATCGTCTGCGAAGGCTGCGATGCCGTCTACCAACGCCAGCCGCTGCGCCGGCGCCAGGTCGCCCGTTGCGGCCGCTGCGGCACCGAGCTCGACCGCCATGCCGGCGACCAGGCCGCGCGCGTGCTGCCGCTCACGGTGGCCAGCCTGATCCTGTTCGCGATCGCAAACCTGTTCCCCATCGTCGAGATCCAGGTGAAGGGCCTGCACAGCCAGACGACGCTGGCCGGCGCCGTGGTGGCGCTCAGTACCGAAGGCATGTCGCTGGTGGCGTTGCTCGTGCTGGCCACGACGATCCTGTTCCCGCTGCTGCAGCTGTGCATCCTGTTCTACCTGCTCGTACCGATGGCACGCGAGCGGCAGCCGGCCGGCTTCAGCATGCTGGTGCGAATCCTGCAGATGGTGCGGCCATGGGGAATGGTCGAGGTCTTCCTGCTGGGCGTGCTGGTCGCGATCGTCAAGCTGTCGAGCCTCGCGCAGGTGGTCGCCGGGCCGGCGCTGTGGGCCTTCATGGGCCTGACGGTGCTGCTGACTGCGGTGCTGTCCTTCAACCCGCGCACCTTCTGGGAGATGGCGCTCGAGCCCCGGCCGGGGCAGCGTGTATGA
- a CDS encoding multidrug effflux MFS transporter, which yields MTSSRFFKIALVLGLLSAIGPFAIDMYLPALPEIGASLGAGIGPVQMSLTAFFISLGVGQLFYGPVSDMVGRKPPLYFGLLLFAAASVGCALATDIQTLIALRFAQGLGAAAGMAIPRAVVRDLHTGNDAARLMSLLMLVFSVSPILAPLAGSAVIAFAGWRGVFWAVTLAAAAGLALMATTLKETRPAEDCVESSLGSALRAYGVLLRDTHYLGLVFISAFAMAGFFTYLANSSFVMIGHYGLSPTLYSLAFGINAAAFFGAAQLNGLLCERFGIVRVVKASVSACGLVMLAMFAYYLSGGDSLAVLIVLYFIASGFMGLVIPTTSVLALEQHSAIAGTASALLGTLQMLTGAVAMAVIGLFTDGRPLPMVTGMAAGALIAVVLSWFTLGGRRSVAYATR from the coding sequence ATGACTTCCTCGCGCTTCTTCAAGATCGCGCTCGTGCTGGGCCTGCTGTCGGCCATCGGGCCCTTCGCCATCGACATGTACCTGCCGGCGCTGCCCGAGATCGGCGCCAGCCTGGGTGCCGGCATCGGACCGGTCCAGATGAGCCTCACGGCCTTCTTCATCTCGCTGGGCGTCGGCCAGCTGTTCTACGGCCCGGTGTCGGACATGGTGGGACGCAAGCCGCCGCTGTACTTCGGGCTGCTGTTGTTCGCGGCGGCGAGCGTCGGCTGTGCATTGGCCACCGACATCCAGACCCTGATCGCGCTGCGCTTCGCGCAAGGTCTGGGCGCCGCTGCCGGCATGGCGATTCCGCGCGCCGTGGTGCGCGACCTGCACACCGGCAACGATGCGGCCCGACTCATGTCGCTCCTGATGCTGGTCTTCAGCGTCTCGCCCATCCTGGCGCCGCTGGCCGGCAGCGCGGTGATTGCTTTCGCCGGCTGGCGCGGCGTGTTCTGGGCCGTGACGCTGGCCGCCGCTGCCGGCCTCGCGCTGATGGCCACGACCCTCAAGGAAACGCGGCCGGCCGAGGACTGCGTCGAAAGCAGCCTGGGCAGCGCGCTGCGTGCCTACGGGGTGCTCCTGCGCGATACGCACTACCTGGGGCTGGTCTTCATCAGCGCTTTCGCGATGGCGGGCTTCTTCACCTACCTGGCCAACTCCTCCTTCGTGATGATCGGCCACTACGGGCTTTCGCCGACGCTCTACAGCCTGGCCTTCGGCATCAACGCCGCGGCCTTCTTCGGCGCGGCCCAGCTCAACGGCCTGCTGTGCGAGCGCTTCGGCATCGTGCGCGTGGTCAAGGCGAGCGTGAGCGCCTGTGGCCTGGTGATGCTCGCGATGTTCGCCTACTACCTCTCCGGTGGCGACAGCCTGGCGGTGCTGATCGTGCTGTACTTCATCGCCAGTGGCTTCATGGGCCTGGTCATCCCGACCACTTCCGTGCTTGCGCTCGAGCAACACAGCGCCATTGCCGGCACTGCCTCGGCCTTGCTCGGCACGCTGCAGATGCTGACCGGCGCGGTGGCGATGGCGGTGATCGGCCTGTTCACCGACGGACGGCCGCTGCCGATGGTCACGGGCATGGCGGCCGGGGCGTTGATCGCCGTCGTCCTCAGCTGGTTCACGCTCGGAGGACGCCGGTCGGTGGCCTATGCGACCCGCTGA
- a CDS encoding PqiC family protein, with protein MNTIRARGLAWVAAALLCACASPAPQYYSLADADAPTAPTASTGGAAGFIELAPIAMPERLARPQLVVRQKSAGAGPEVDILEQHRWSSSLENELRDALASGIAQRLGAVDATKSGRLRGQPVTRIAVQLRQLDAVESSRVDAGFSWTVRRTEEGPAVACQLFVSEPVGGGIEALARGTQRATAQLADAIARSVTAMQANAANACQR; from the coding sequence ATGAACACGATCCGAGCACGAGGCCTCGCATGGGTCGCCGCCGCGCTGCTGTGCGCCTGTGCCAGCCCGGCGCCCCAGTACTACAGCCTGGCCGACGCGGATGCGCCGACCGCGCCGACCGCGTCCACCGGCGGCGCCGCGGGCTTCATCGAGCTGGCGCCCATCGCCATGCCCGAGCGTTTGGCGCGACCGCAGCTCGTGGTGCGGCAGAAGAGTGCGGGCGCGGGGCCGGAGGTCGATATCCTGGAGCAGCACCGCTGGTCCTCCTCGTTGGAGAACGAGTTGCGCGACGCACTGGCCAGCGGCATTGCGCAGCGCCTCGGCGCCGTCGATGCGACCAAGAGCGGGCGCCTGCGTGGCCAGCCCGTGACGCGCATCGCGGTGCAGCTGCGGCAGCTCGATGCGGTGGAGAGCAGCCGCGTCGACGCCGGCTTCAGCTGGACCGTTCGTCGCACGGAGGAGGGTCCCGCCGTCGCCTGCCAGCTCTTCGTCTCTGAACCGGTCGGCGGCGGCATCGAGGCACTGGCCCGCGGTACGCAGCGCGCGACGGCGCAGCTCGCCGACGCCATTGCACGCAGCGTGACCGCGATGCAGGCCAACGCAGCGAACGCCTGCCAGCGCTGA
- a CDS encoding methylated-DNA--[protein]-cysteine S-methyltransferase: protein MNPEGFALFDTAIGACGIAWGLRGIVGVQLPEAGEGATRSRMQQRFAQVPEALPPAAVQAACDAIRALLAGEPRDLAEIVLDYEGVPDFHRRVYDIARRIAPGSTRSYGEIAAELGDRQLSRAVGQALGHNPFAPVVPCHRVLAAGGKPGGFSAHGGAVAKLRMLMIEGARPPSDTAPLF from the coding sequence ATGAACCCGGAAGGCTTCGCGCTGTTCGACACCGCCATCGGCGCCTGCGGCATCGCCTGGGGGCTGCGGGGCATCGTCGGCGTGCAGCTGCCCGAGGCCGGGGAGGGCGCCACGCGCTCGCGCATGCAGCAGCGCTTTGCGCAAGTCCCCGAAGCACTGCCCCCGGCCGCGGTCCAGGCCGCCTGCGATGCGATCCGTGCGTTGCTCGCAGGAGAGCCACGCGACCTGGCGGAGATCGTGCTGGACTATGAAGGCGTGCCGGACTTCCACCGCCGCGTCTATGACATCGCGCGCCGCATTGCGCCCGGCAGCACGCGCAGTTACGGCGAGATCGCCGCCGAGCTGGGCGACCGGCAGCTCTCACGCGCCGTGGGACAGGCCCTCGGCCACAACCCCTTCGCGCCGGTGGTGCCCTGCCACCGCGTACTGGCCGCAGGCGGCAAGCCCGGCGGCTTCTCGGCACATGGCGGCGCGGTGGCCAAGCTCAGGATGCTGATGATCGAAGGCGCGCGCCCGCCGAGCGATACGGCGCCCCTGTTCTGA
- a CDS encoding PqiB family protein has product MTDPQDETKPLPRPVVVRRRNWLPSLVWLIPIVAALVGVALVARILIERGPEVVLTFETAEGLEAGKTAVRYKNVQIGTVQNIRLARDRSNVRVTVQLNKEARSFTAEDTRFWVVRPRLDTTGISGLGTLLSGAYIGADAGASEETASEFTGLEAPPIVTRDASGKQFLLRARDVGSLDIGSPVYFRRIKVGQLAAYELDGDGRGVTLRVFVNAPYDKFVGINTRFWHASGLDVQLSANGVKLRTQSLATIVLGGIAFQAPDDAQGPVAQENTTFALAEDESTAMKEPDGPSQLLLMHFNQSLRGLSPGTVVDFRGVEIGEVKSIGVEFDPQVREFKMPVLVQVYPDRLRRRGSLGMQESRYTQAERLKFLIDKGLRAQLRTGNLLTGQVYVALDFFPRASPVKVDIDQNPIEMPTVANSLDEIQAQVGDIARKLNKVPFEEIGRDLRKTLATLDKTLVGAEQLAASLKNDVSPEMAAAMKDVRKTLNSAEKTLADDSPLQQDMRQTLQEVTRAAGSLRVLTDYLERHPESLLRGKPEDRKK; this is encoded by the coding sequence ATGACCGACCCGCAGGACGAGACGAAGCCGCTGCCGAGGCCGGTCGTGGTGAGGCGCCGCAACTGGCTCCCCTCGCTGGTCTGGCTGATCCCCATCGTCGCTGCGCTGGTCGGCGTCGCGCTGGTGGCCCGTATCCTGATCGAACGCGGGCCCGAGGTGGTGCTGACCTTCGAGACTGCCGAGGGACTGGAGGCCGGCAAGACCGCTGTCCGCTACAAGAACGTGCAGATCGGCACCGTGCAGAACATCCGCCTGGCCAGGGACCGCTCGAATGTCCGCGTGACGGTCCAGCTGAACAAGGAGGCCAGGAGCTTCACGGCCGAGGACACGCGCTTCTGGGTGGTGCGCCCGCGTCTCGACACCACCGGCATCTCCGGCCTGGGCACCTTGCTTTCGGGCGCCTACATCGGGGCCGACGCAGGCGCTTCCGAGGAGACGGCGAGCGAATTCACCGGCCTGGAGGCCCCGCCCATTGTCACGCGCGATGCCTCGGGCAAGCAGTTCCTGCTGCGCGCGCGCGACGTCGGCTCGCTGGACATTGGCTCCCCGGTGTACTTCCGGCGCATCAAGGTCGGCCAGCTTGCCGCCTACGAGCTCGACGGCGATGGGCGTGGCGTCACGCTGCGCGTGTTCGTCAACGCGCCGTACGACAAGTTCGTGGGCATCAACACGCGCTTCTGGCATGCCAGCGGCCTCGACGTGCAGTTGAGCGCCAATGGAGTCAAGCTGCGCACGCAGTCGCTGGCCACCATCGTGCTCGGCGGCATTGCCTTCCAGGCGCCTGACGATGCGCAAGGCCCGGTCGCGCAGGAGAACACGACCTTCGCACTGGCCGAGGACGAGTCCACCGCCATGAAGGAGCCTGACGGGCCTTCGCAACTGTTGCTGATGCACTTCAACCAGTCGCTGCGCGGGCTCTCGCCCGGCACGGTGGTGGACTTCCGCGGCGTGGAGATCGGCGAGGTCAAGTCCATCGGCGTCGAGTTCGATCCGCAGGTGCGCGAGTTCAAGATGCCGGTGCTGGTCCAGGTCTACCCCGACCGCCTGCGTCGCCGCGGCAGCCTCGGGATGCAGGAGTCGCGCTACACGCAGGCCGAGCGCCTGAAGTTCCTGATCGACAAGGGCCTGCGTGCGCAACTGCGCACCGGCAACCTGCTGACCGGGCAGGTCTACGTGGCGCTCGACTTCTTCCCGAGAGCCTCGCCGGTGAAGGTCGACATCGACCAGAACCCGATCGAAATGCCCACGGTTGCCAACAGCCTCGACGAGATCCAGGCGCAGGTCGGCGACATCGCACGCAAGCTCAACAAGGTGCCCTTCGAGGAGATCGGCCGCGACCTTCGCAAGACGCTGGCCACGCTCGACAAGACCCTGGTCGGCGCCGAGCAGCTGGCCGCGAGCCTGAAGAACGACGTGAGTCCGGAGATGGCCGCCGCGATGAAGGATGTGCGCAAGACGCTCAACAGCGCGGAGAAGACATTGGCCGACGATTCGCCGCTGCAGCAGGACATGCGCCAGACGCTGCAGGAGGTGACGCGCGCTGCAGGCTCGCTGCGCGTGCTGACCGATTACCTCGAGCGCCATCCCGAGTCGCTGCTGCGCGGCAAGCCGGAGGACAGGAAGAAATGA
- a CDS encoding GMC family oxidoreductase: MAEPEWDYVIVGSGPGGGTLAARLAEAGMRVFLIEAGGDPRASAPRLPEDYDVPAFHAFACENPAISWNFRVRHYADEARQARDWKYEAGQGVLYPRAAALGGCSAHNAMIFMLPHASDWNHIARLTGDRSWRASRMGRYARRIENCGHRPVWRALRHVGLDPTGHGWGGWLRTEKAIPLTVLGDDGLMRVLRDTASVFAGSLPTPVRSTLRWLRGGLGDPNSRRLRPGSFEGLCYTPLATSAHRRTGIRERLLEVAKKHPGRLHIELDALAARVLFDEAGAACGVEYLKGAQLYRAHASPSTAEGQRREARARREVVLCGGAFNTPQLLMLSGIGPEEELQRHGIALRVALPGVGRNLQDRYEIGVTHRMRRSWEVLEGARFDRNDTLWRRWDEGSVGMYASNGAALGVVQRSSFATRRGAEPDLFCMAILARFEGYFPGFSRLIREQPDQLTWAVLKAHTRNRAGTVRLRSADPRDMPLVDFHFFDETDDPGAEDLKAVVQAIRLVRRMTAPLLAKGWIAEEIAPGPAVQSDESLAGYVRDTAWGHHASCSCAIGPREQGGVLDGNFAVHGVPRLRVVDASVFPRIPGFFVASAVYMAAEKAADAVLRTAGHTPLSAN, translated from the coding sequence ATGGCCGAACCCGAATGGGACTACGTGATCGTCGGCTCCGGCCCCGGCGGCGGCACGCTGGCCGCGCGGCTGGCGGAGGCGGGCATGCGGGTCTTCCTGATCGAGGCCGGTGGAGATCCGCGGGCCTCGGCGCCGCGCCTGCCGGAAGACTACGACGTCCCGGCCTTCCACGCCTTCGCCTGCGAGAACCCGGCCATCAGCTGGAACTTCCGCGTGCGCCACTATGCCGACGAGGCGCGGCAGGCCCGCGACTGGAAATACGAGGCAGGGCAGGGCGTGCTGTACCCGCGCGCGGCGGCGCTGGGCGGATGCAGCGCGCACAACGCGATGATCTTCATGCTGCCGCACGCGTCCGACTGGAACCACATCGCGCGGCTGACCGGCGACCGCTCGTGGCGCGCCTCGCGCATGGGCCGCTATGCGCGGCGCATCGAGAACTGCGGGCACCGGCCGGTGTGGAGGGCGCTGCGCCATGTGGGACTCGATCCGACCGGGCACGGCTGGGGCGGCTGGCTGCGCACGGAAAAGGCGATCCCGCTCACGGTGTTGGGCGACGACGGACTGATGCGCGTGTTGCGCGACACGGCCAGCGTCTTTGCCGGCAGCCTGCCCACGCCGGTGCGCAGCACGCTGCGCTGGCTGCGCGGCGGGCTGGGCGACCCCAACTCGCGGCGCCTGCGTCCCGGCAGTTTCGAGGGGCTGTGCTACACGCCGCTCGCCACCTCGGCGCACCGGCGCACGGGCATCCGCGAGCGGCTGCTGGAGGTGGCAAAGAAGCACCCCGGCCGGCTGCACATCGAGCTCGATGCCCTGGCCGCGCGCGTGCTCTTCGACGAGGCCGGCGCGGCTTGCGGTGTCGAGTACCTCAAGGGTGCGCAGCTGTACCGCGCCCATGCGTCGCCGAGCACGGCCGAGGGCCAGCGGCGCGAGGCGCGGGCGCGTCGCGAGGTGGTCCTCTGCGGCGGCGCCTTCAACACGCCGCAGCTGCTGATGCTCTCGGGCATTGGGCCGGAGGAGGAACTGCAGCGGCATGGCATCGCGTTGCGCGTGGCCTTGCCCGGTGTCGGCCGCAATCTGCAGGACCGCTACGAGATCGGCGTTACGCACCGCATGCGACGATCGTGGGAGGTGCTGGAAGGCGCGCGCTTCGACCGCAACGACACGCTGTGGCGGCGCTGGGACGAAGGGAGCGTCGGCATGTACGCCTCCAACGGCGCGGCCTTGGGTGTGGTGCAGCGCTCGAGCTTCGCGACGCGGCGGGGTGCCGAGCCTGATCTCTTCTGCATGGCGATCCTGGCGCGCTTCGAGGGCTACTTTCCCGGTTTCTCGAGGCTGATCCGGGAGCAGCCCGACCAGCTGACGTGGGCCGTGCTGAAGGCCCACACGCGCAACCGCGCGGGCACCGTGCGCCTGCGCTCGGCCGACCCGCGCGACATGCCGCTGGTGGACTTCCACTTCTTCGACGAGACCGACGATCCCGGCGCCGAGGACTTGAAGGCGGTGGTGCAGGCCATCCGCCTGGTGCGCCGGATGACGGCGCCGCTGCTCGCCAAGGGATGGATCGCCGAGGAGATCGCGCCCGGCCCGGCCGTGCAGAGCGATGAGTCGTTGGCCGGCTATGTGCGCGACACGGCCTGGGGCCACCATGCCTCCTGCTCTTGCGCGATCGGGCCGCGGGAGCAGGGCGGGGTGCTCGACGGCAACTTCGCGGTGCACGGCGTGCCGCGGCTGCGCGTGGTCGACGCCTCGGTGTTCCCGCGCATCCCAGGATTCTTCGTCGCTTCGGCGGTCTACATGGCCGCGGAGAAAGCGGCCGATGCGGTGCTGCGCACGGCCGGGCACACACCACTTTCGGCAAATTGA
- a CDS encoding paraquat-inducible protein A — MTIQTAAELGLQSCHHCGTVWRDAVEGEPCGRCATHLHRRKPQSLQRTWAFLIAACIMYVPANLLPVMITKSLLGTQYDTILSGVIYFWVSGAYGLAAIIFIASFLVPLFKLTALILLAVLAQRHSSWRQPERARLYQALEVIGRWSMLDVFVVSLLAGLVRIQGFAEISAGVGIGAFGAVVVLTMMASLSFDPRLTWDTEDMMEDEEPQPRMASKEQVV; from the coding sequence GTGACGATCCAGACAGCCGCCGAGCTCGGCCTGCAGAGCTGCCACCACTGCGGCACCGTCTGGCGCGACGCCGTCGAGGGCGAGCCCTGCGGGCGCTGCGCCACGCACCTGCACCGGCGCAAACCCCAAAGCCTCCAGCGCACCTGGGCCTTCCTGATCGCGGCCTGCATCATGTACGTGCCGGCCAACCTGCTGCCGGTGATGATCACCAAGAGCCTCCTGGGCACGCAGTACGACACCATCCTCTCCGGCGTGATCTACTTCTGGGTCTCGGGTGCTTACGGGCTGGCGGCGATCATCTTCATCGCCAGCTTCCTGGTGCCGCTGTTCAAGCTCACGGCGCTGATCCTGCTCGCCGTACTGGCCCAGCGACACAGCAGCTGGCGCCAGCCGGAGCGTGCCAGGCTCTACCAGGCGCTCGAGGTCATCGGCCGCTGGTCCATGCTCGACGTCTTCGTGGTGTCGCTGCTGGCCGGCCTGGTGCGCATCCAGGGCTTCGCAGAGATCTCGGCCGGTGTCGGCATCGGCGCCTTCGGCGCGGTGGTGGTGCTGACCATGATGGCCTCGCTGAGCTTCGATCCGCGCCTGACCTGGGACACCGAGGACATGATGGAAGACGAGGAGCCGCAACCCCGAATGGCTAGCAAGGAACAAGTGGTATGA
- a CDS encoding MFS transporter: MRPAEPAALAEVPELDGLPQPQRRWAMLVIVLGITVAVLDGTIVNLALPGIARELQADPAHAIWVVNAYQIAALMMLLPLASLGDLMGYRRVYLCGMVLFTLASLGAMLANSLGTLIAARALQGLGAAGLMSVNSALVRVVYPRAQLGRGIALNSVAVASASVAGPSVAAAILSVASWPWLFAFNVPLGLLVLALGSRALPGRRAAAMEVGERFSWLDVLLNVLMFALIFVGADRLGVRSGSEQGAAPIAWALLLAGAAVGFVYLRRQRALAMPLFPVDLLRIPVFALSMGTSVCAFCAQMLSFIALPFLLLETYGRTHVEAGLLITAWPLAIVVMAPIAGRLIGRYPDGWLGGVGLGLLALGLVLLATLPAQPGNADIVWRMVLCGLGFGLFQSPNNHTIVTSPPAHRSGAASGMLGTARLTGQTLGAVLLAGIFSIWPPHAGRGPFIALGLAAACAAVAAVCSTLRTREPRSRA, from the coding sequence ATGCGACCCGCTGAGCCGGCCGCCCTTGCAGAGGTGCCCGAGCTGGACGGCCTGCCGCAACCGCAGCGCCGCTGGGCGATGCTGGTCATCGTTCTCGGCATCACCGTCGCGGTGCTCGACGGCACCATCGTCAACCTCGCGCTGCCGGGCATCGCACGCGAGCTCCAGGCCGATCCGGCGCATGCGATCTGGGTGGTGAATGCCTACCAGATCGCGGCGCTGATGATGCTGCTGCCGCTGGCCTCTCTCGGCGACCTGATGGGCTACCGGCGCGTGTATCTGTGCGGCATGGTGCTCTTCACGCTGGCTTCGCTGGGCGCCATGCTGGCCAACTCGCTGGGAACGCTGATCGCTGCGCGCGCCCTGCAGGGGCTCGGCGCAGCCGGGCTGATGAGCGTCAACTCCGCGCTGGTGCGGGTGGTCTATCCGCGCGCGCAGCTGGGCCGCGGCATAGCGCTCAACTCGGTGGCGGTGGCGAGTGCCTCGGTGGCGGGCCCCTCGGTGGCGGCGGCGATCCTCTCGGTGGCTTCGTGGCCGTGGCTGTTCGCGTTCAACGTGCCCCTGGGCTTGCTGGTGCTGGCGCTGGGCTCGCGCGCGCTGCCGGGGCGACGCGCGGCCGCGATGGAGGTCGGCGAGCGCTTCTCCTGGCTCGACGTGCTGCTCAACGTGCTGATGTTCGCGCTCATCTTCGTCGGTGCCGACCGGTTGGGCGTGCGCAGCGGGTCCGAGCAGGGCGCTGCGCCCATCGCGTGGGCGCTGCTCCTGGCAGGGGCGGCCGTGGGCTTCGTCTACCTGCGACGGCAGCGCGCGCTGGCCATGCCGCTGTTCCCGGTGGACCTGCTGCGCATTCCCGTCTTCGCGCTGTCGATGGGCACCTCGGTGTGCGCCTTCTGCGCGCAGATGCTGTCCTTCATCGCGCTGCCATTCCTGCTGCTCGAAACCTATGGGCGCACACATGTGGAAGCGGGCCTGCTGATCACCGCGTGGCCCCTGGCCATCGTGGTGATGGCGCCGATCGCGGGGCGACTGATCGGCCGCTACCCCGACGGCTGGCTCGGCGGCGTCGGCCTGGGCCTGCTGGCGCTCGGCCTGGTGTTGCTGGCCACGCTGCCGGCGCAGCCGGGCAATGCCGACATCGTCTGGCGCATGGTGCTGTGCGGGCTGGGCTTCGGCCTGTTCCAGTCGCCGAACAACCACACCATCGTGACTTCGCCGCCTGCGCACCGCAGCGGCGCCGCCAGCGGCATGCTGGGCACCGCGCGGCTCACTGGGCAGACCTTGGGCGCGGTGCTGCTGGCCGGGATCTTCAGCATCTGGCCTCCGCACGCGGGCCGCGGACCCTTCATCGCGCTCGGGCTGGCCGCCGCCTGCGCGGCCGTGGCCGCGGTGTGCAGCACGTTGCGCACGCGCGAGCCGCGCAGCCGCGCCTGA